From Ipomoea triloba cultivar NCNSP0323 chromosome 5, ASM357664v1, the proteins below share one genomic window:
- the LOC116020816 gene encoding protein LIKE COV 1-like isoform X1: MGTRSEKEKDLERLIPVVVGGTLENGACSKSSFPDENSPSPPSSYSTGKEAISKVIRSWAWKKFITGCVILFPIAMTFYITWWFICFVDGFFSPIYTHLGINVFGLGFVTSITFIFLVGVFISSWLGASVLGLGEWLIKKMPLMGYVYSASKQISAAISTDHNSQAFKEVAIIKHPRVGEYALGFITSTLVLQKSSGPEELCCVYLPTNHLYLGDIYLVNSKDIMRPNLSVREGIEIVISGGLSIPKILTIVDAQSILSPRAGKFAIPHV, encoded by the exons ATGGGAACCCGATCGGAGAAGGAAAAGGATCTGGAACGGCTGATTCCGGTGGTGGTCGGCGGTACCTTGGAGAACGGGGCGTGCTCCAAATCTTCTTTCCCTGACGAAAATTCCCCGTCTCCTCCTTCCTCTTACTCCACCGGCAAAGAg GCGATAAGCAAGGTGATTCGCAGCTGGGCTTGGAAAAAGTTCATTACTGGATG tgtCATCTTATTTCCCATAGCTATGACCTTTTACATAACATGGTGGTTCATTTGTTTTGTGGATGGCTTCTTTTCTCCAATATATACTCACCTGGGAATAAATGTATTCG GTCTTGGATTTGTGACCTCCATCACTTTCATCTTTCTGGTTGGGGTGTTCATCTCCTCATGGTTAGGTGCTTCTGTACTTGGTTTAGGAGAATGGCTGATCAAAAAGATGCCTCTGATGGGCTATGTCTACTCAGCTTCCAAACAAATCAGTGCAGCAATTTCAACAG ATCATAATTCTCAAGCCTTCAAAGAAGTGGCAATAATAAAGCATCCCCGAGTGGGAGAATATGCACTGGGCTTCATCACCTCAACTCTGGTTCTCCAGAAGAGTTCAGGCCCAGAGGAACTCTGCTGCGTTTATCTCCCGACCAATCATCTCTACCTCGGCGATATCTACCTTGTGAACTCCAAGGACATCATGAGGCCAAATCTATCTGTTCGAGAAGGCATAG AAATCGTGATTTCCGGTGGGTTGTCTATACCGAAGATACTGACTATAGTGGATGCGCAGTCGATACTATCTCCGCGAGCTGGGAAATTTGCAATTCCACATGTCTAA
- the LOC116020816 gene encoding protein LIKE COV 3-like isoform X2 → MGTRSEKEKDLERLIPVVVGGTLENGACSKSSFPDENSPSPPSSYSTGKEAISKVIRSWAWKKFITGCVILFPIAMTFYITWWFICFVDGFFSPIYTHLGINVFGLGFVTSITFIFLVGVFISSWLGASVLGLGEWLIKKMPLMGYVYSASKQISAAISTDHNSQAFKEVAIIKHPRVGEYALGFITSTLVLQKSSGPEELCCVYLPTNHLYLGDIYLVNSKDIMRPNLSVREGIVVE, encoded by the exons ATGGGAACCCGATCGGAGAAGGAAAAGGATCTGGAACGGCTGATTCCGGTGGTGGTCGGCGGTACCTTGGAGAACGGGGCGTGCTCCAAATCTTCTTTCCCTGACGAAAATTCCCCGTCTCCTCCTTCCTCTTACTCCACCGGCAAAGAg GCGATAAGCAAGGTGATTCGCAGCTGGGCTTGGAAAAAGTTCATTACTGGATG tgtCATCTTATTTCCCATAGCTATGACCTTTTACATAACATGGTGGTTCATTTGTTTTGTGGATGGCTTCTTTTCTCCAATATATACTCACCTGGGAATAAATGTATTCG GTCTTGGATTTGTGACCTCCATCACTTTCATCTTTCTGGTTGGGGTGTTCATCTCCTCATGGTTAGGTGCTTCTGTACTTGGTTTAGGAGAATGGCTGATCAAAAAGATGCCTCTGATGGGCTATGTCTACTCAGCTTCCAAACAAATCAGTGCAGCAATTTCAACAG ATCATAATTCTCAAGCCTTCAAAGAAGTGGCAATAATAAAGCATCCCCGAGTGGGAGAATATGCACTGGGCTTCATCACCTCAACTCTGGTTCTCCAGAAGAGTTCAGGCCCAGAGGAACTCTGCTGCGTTTATCTCCCGACCAATCATCTCTACCTCGGCGATATCTACCTTGTGAACTCCAAGGACATCATGAGGCCAAATCTATCTGTTCGAGAAGGCATAG TTGTGGAATGA